In a single window of the Oscarella lobularis chromosome 4, ooOscLobu1.1, whole genome shotgun sequence genome:
- the LOC136186483 gene encoding grpE protein homolog 1, mitochondrial-like, with translation MRRIGGDLLRQFRHGNGCLVRFSSSVEQSLSTATNKGPPGGSADEADATKANTESKDDAKLSKLTEQLKEVENKYLRSLADAENMRKRFRDQIADAKSYGIQNFAKDLLDVADTLEKASKTIESNEEVAQNERLRSLFHGVEMTADLLQTTFSRHGLVRTTPEGEKFDPNLHEAVFYQEFAGKTPGTIAVVMKPGYLLHGRPVRAAQVGVVKGGTV, from the coding sequence ATGCGGAGAATCGGCGGGGATCTGCTTCGACAATTTCGCCACGGCAACGGTTGCCTAGTGAGATTTAGCAGCTCGGTCGAACAAAGTTTATCGACCGCGACGAACAAGGGCCCACCGGGGGGATCGGCGGACGAAGCTGATGCAACGAAAGCGAACACCGagtcgaaagacgacgcgaAGCTGTCGAAATTAACCGAACAGCTCAAAGAAGTCGAGAACAAGTACCTGCGTTCGCTCGCCGACGCGGAAAACATGCGCAAGCGCTTTCGCGACCaaatcgccgacgcgaaATCGTACGGCATTCAAAATTTCGCCAAGGaccttctcgacgtcgccgacacGCTCGAGAAggcgtcgaaaacgatcgaatcgAACGAAGAAGTGGCGCAGAACGAGCGACTTCGCTCGCTCTTTCACGGCGTCGAAATGACGGCCGATCTTCTCcagacgacgttttcgcgtcACGGACTCGTTCGAACGACGCCCGAAGGCGAAAAATTCGATCCGAATTTGCACGAGGCGGTCTTCTATCAGGAATTCGCCGGGAAGACGCCCGGTACGATTGCCGTCGTCATGAAGCCCGGATATCTGTTGCACGGACGTCCCGTACGGGCCGCTCAggtcggcgtcgtcaaggGCGGGACAGTCTAG
- the LOC136186490 gene encoding V-type proton ATPase subunit G-like, producing the protein MASHSTQVQQLLAAEKKAAEIVSEARRKKTKRLKQAKEEAAREIEAYRKEREDAYQKQKQQHMGSKDTFDAKVRADTEQKLREAQADVEANKEQVITRVLGLVQDVKPEIHKNLRV; encoded by the exons ATGGCGTCACACTCCACGCAAGTTCAACAGCTCCTTGCAGCCGAAAAGAAGGCGGCAGAGATCGTTTCAGAAGCTAGGCGAA agaagacgaagcgactcaaacaagcgaaagaagaggcggcacgagaaatcgaagcgtatagaaaggaaagagaggATGCGTatcagaagcagaagcaacAG CACATGGGGTCAAAGGACACGTTTGACGCTAAAGTTCGCGCGGATACGGAACAAAAACTGCGCGAAGCTCAAGCGGACGTAGAGGCAAACAAAGAGCAAGTGATTACTCGCGTTCTCGGTCTTGTTCAAGATGTCAAGCCAGAAATCCACAAGAACCTTCGTGTATAA